One window of Myripristis murdjan chromosome 8, fMyrMur1.1, whole genome shotgun sequence genomic DNA carries:
- the wfikkn2a gene encoding WAP, Kazal, immunoglobulin, Kunitz and NTR domain-containing protein 2: MWWMLFPRWIWFLVGQCYILILYTGNYRVRAMPMSVAKVVYSHAGMCPNEMNPNLWVDAMSTCMRECESDQDCEAFEKCCPNVCGNKSCVAARYMDIKGNKGPIGMPKGATCDKFMCSQQGSECDIWDGQPVCKCRDRCEREPHFTCASDGMTYYNKCYMDAEACSKGISISVVTCRYHLTWPNTSPIPIETTLRPTTALQTTLPADIHPPTMLSGPTQQAVFVGETASFLCEVSGKPHPEITWEKQLEGKENTIMRPNHVRGNVVVTNIGQLVIYNAQLQDAGIYTCTARNVGGAVSSHFPLLVIRREPRGKNAQGNSTNLPFPAAECLKSPDTDDCGEESMSWYYESKRNNCFTFTYSQCNKNQNHFDTYEACMLSCGAELAAPCSLPSLQGPCKAYEPRWAYSNSLKKCQSFVYGGCGGNENNFESKEACEEMCPFPKHHNCKMCKPRGKMVTSFCKSDFVILGRVTELTEEQESGHALVTVEEILKDEKMGLKFFGQEPLEVTLLNMDWNCPCPNITTAEGQLIIMGDVHNGMAVLQPDSFVGSSSARRVRKLREVIHKKTCDFLKEFSTIQ; the protein is encoded by the exons ATGTGGTGGATGCTTTTTCCACGATGGATTTGGTTTCTTGTGGGACAGTGTTACATTTTGATCCTGTACACAGGCAACTATCGTGTGAGGGCTATGCCAATGTCTGTGGCAAAAGTGGTGTACTCACATGCAGGTATGTGCCCGAACGAGATGAACCCCAACCTGTGGGTGGATGCCATGAGCACTTGCATGCGCGAGTGTGAATCTGACCAG GACTGTGAGGCATTTGAGAAGTGCTGCCCAAATGTGTGTGGTAACAAGAGCTGTGTGGCGGCGCGGTACATGGACATCAAGGGCAACAAGGGTCCCATTGGAATGCCGAAGGGCGCCACCTGTGACAAGTTCATGTGTTCTCAGCAAGGGTCAGAGTGCGACATCTGGGATGGCCAGCCTGTCTGTAAGTGCCGGGACCGTTGTGAGAGAGAGCCCCACTTCACCTGTGCATCTGACGGCATGACCTACTATAACAAGTGCTACATGGATGCAGAGGCCTGTTCCAAGGGTATCTCTATCTCTGTGGTCACCTGCAG GTACCACCTGACCTGGCCAAACACCAGCCCAATTCCCATAGAAACCACCCTTCGCCCCACTACTGCCCTCCAGACCACCCTTCCAGCTGACATCCATCCCCCTACCATGCTGAGTGGTCCCACCCAACAAGCTGTGTTTGTGGGTGAGACAGCTAGCTTCCTGTGTGAGGTGTCTGGGAAGCCACATCCGGAAATCACCTGGGAGAAACAACTGGAAGGCAAAGAGAACACCATAATGAGACCTAATCATGTCAGAGGAAATGTCGTGGTCACAAACATCGGCCAGTTGGTCATATACAATGCTCAACTGCAGGATGCCGGCATTTATACTTGCACAGCCAGAAATGTTGGTGGAGCCGTGTCATCACACTTTCCCTTGCTAGTAATCAGGAGAGAACCAAGAGGTAAGAATGCACAGGGGAATAGCACCAACTTGCCCTTTCCAGCCGCGGAGTGCCTTAAGAGTCCAGACACAGATGACTGCGGTGAAGAGAGCATGAGCTGGTACTACGAATCAAAGAGGAACAATTGTTTTACCTTCACCTATAGCCAGTGCAATAAAAACCAGAACCATTTTGATACCTATGAAGCCTGCATGCTGTCTTGCGGGGCAGAGCTGGCTGCCCCCTGTAGCCTGCCGAGCCTTCAAGGACCTTGCAAGGCCTATGAACCTCGATGGGCCTATAGCAACAGCCTGAAAAAGTGCCAGTCCTTTGTCTATGGAGGCTGTGGTGGCAATGAGAACAACTTTGAGTCCAAAGAGGCCTGTGAAGAGATGTGCCCCTTTCCCAAGCACCACAACTGCAAAATGTGTAAACCACGGGGCAAGATGGTGACCAGTTTCTGCAAGAGTGACTTTGTGATCCTAGGGCGTGTGACTGAGCTGACTGAGGAGCAAGAGTCAGGTCATGCTTTGGTGACAGTCGAGGAGATCTTGAAGGATGAGAAGATGGGTCTCAAATTCTTTGGACAGGAACCGTTGGAGGTAACTCTGCTGAATATGGACTGGAACTGCCCCTGCCCCAACATCACTACAGCTGAGGGACAGCTGATCATCATGGGAGATGTTCACAATGGTATGGCTGTCCTGCAGCCTGACAGCTTTGTAGGATCCTCCAGTGCCCGGAGGGTCAGGAAGCTTCGAGAGGTTATTCACAAGAAGACCTGCGATTTTCTTAAAGAGTTCTCCACCATCCAATAG